One region of Salvia miltiorrhiza cultivar Shanhuang (shh) chromosome 3, IMPLAD_Smil_shh, whole genome shotgun sequence genomic DNA includes:
- the LOC131017497 gene encoding putative late blight resistance protein homolog R1A-10, protein MVAYAAVVSLMQTIHLIEHHPFPPISMDKQQVESLTETVMLLQEFLEGYKSPVADGDEADQLEMHIADAAHEAEDAIESHIADQILPAVSRNRIGLFNCFRGLKKPQIDAPKITSADLYDSLRKVIQDMDVIKKQVTQIVADKAAVRSQLQRQISTSTSSLSRTNSTMMGSDDVMHQLMDKLTNRDPHRQVIPIVGMGGIGKTTLARNVYARFTNMHFDICAWVAISQHYDIKKLLCDILSQASNEWGSEKGRERLSRMREDEVGLALHKYLFGRRFLVVLDDMWSIESWERMKSYFPDNDNRSRIMVTTRLSDLGSRLDNNNVVDMRFLDVESSWRLFCKVVFGGGSCPVELEKIGRNIVESCRGLPLSIVVMGGLLERLERTKECWESIKRSLNSGVKLENYDHCLKILKLSYNHMPIHLKPCFLYMGVFEEDSVIRVSTVVKLWVSEGFLNPMSGKSLETVARECLKELVDRNLIILVHELRYSTHRHIFCCASCSQLTGSMKYCKIHDSLRDLCLREDENERFYHVVGRHSPRGTCSQRRLVVIPRGTSKEKVRNAMKSTPHARSYISDHERVRGLSNLRLLRTLKAYEKVGYGIFGGHKHSVGEMFELVNLRLLVVKADRCPKLPSSISLLWSLQTLIVYYKGSDVNAPVEIWKMPQLRHVYLGLSLATTFTALRLPDPPSDSVVVMENLQTLKCVRNFKCDEEMVGRIPNIRKLGLVYDRKGIEPRGVCNIECLQKLESFSCVFRRRDDILQKLTFPNSLRSLTLTLAYYGSVDDVLEKVSILPLLQKLKLQSGWFRTGEWATVEGQFPSLKLLSLSWCKNLENWMMESSHFPCLEHLHLSWIDLKEIPAEVGEIPTLKSVSLVCCEESLVKSAKRMVEEQEESQGEVSIKVYVIT, encoded by the exons atggtggctTATGCAGCTGTGGTTTCTCTTATGCAAACCATCCATCTGATCGAGCATCATCCATTCCCTCCAATTTCCATGGACAAACAACAAGTTGAATCTCTTACTGAAACTGTTATGCTCTTGCAGGAATTTCTTGAAGGTTACAAGTCCCCTGTTGCCGACGGCGATGAGGCCGATCAGTTGGAGATGCACATCGCAGATGCAGCTCATGAGGCTGAAGATGCTATCGAATCTCATATCGCCGATCAAATTCTTCCTGCTGTCTCTAGGAATCGGATTGGGTTGTTCAATTGCTTTCGAGGTCTAAAGAAGCCCCAAATTGATGCTCCAAAAATCACTTCCGCAGACTTGTACGATAGTCTGCGGAAGGTGATTCAAGATATGGATGTGATAAAGAAACAAGTGACGCAGATCGTTGCAGACAAGGCAGCAGTCCGCTCTCAGCTGCAGAGACAAATATCAACGTCgacctcttctctctctagaacGAACAGCACCATGATGGGATCTGATGATGTCATGCATCAACTCATGGATAAGCTCACCAATAGAGATCCCCATCGCCAAGTCATTCCGATTGTAGGGATGGGAGGAATTGGTAAGACTACTCTTGCCAGAAATGTTTATGCACGATTTACTAATATGcattttgatatttgtgcttgggTAGCAATTTCTCAACATTATGACATAAAAAAACTTCTTTGTGATATTCTATCTCAAGCCAGTAATGAATGGGGTAGTGAAAAAGGTCGTGAACGGCTGAGTAGAATGAGAGAAGATGAAGTAGGACTAGCACtccataaatatttatttggtaGAAGGTTTTTAGTTGTtttggatgatatgtggagtattGAATCGTGGGAGAGAATGAAGAGCTATTTTCCTGACAATGATAATCGTAGTCGGATAATGGTGACAACTAGACTGTCAGATTTGGGATCACGATTGGATAACAATAATGTTGTTGATATGAGATTTTTGGATGTGGAAAGTAGCTGGAGGCTGTTTTGCAAAGTTGTGTTTGGAGGGGGAAGTTGCCCGGTAGAATTGGAGAAAATTGGGAGGAATATTGTAGAGAGTTGTAGAGGACTTCCATTATCTATTGTTGTGATGGGAGGTCTTTTGGAAAGACTTGAACGAACTAAAGAATGTTGGGAATCTATCAAGAGAAGCTTAAATTCAGGAGTGAAATTAGAGAATTATGATCATTGCTTGAAAATACTGAAACTGAGCTACAACCATATGCCGATTCATCTAAAGCCGTGCTTTCTATATATGGGAGTGTTTGAGGAAGATAGTGTAATTCGAGTCTCTACAGTGGTGAAGCTATGGGTTTCTGAAGGATTTCTGAATCCGATGAGCGGCAAGAGTTTGGAAACAGTTGCAAGAGAGTGCTTAAAGGAACTAGTTGATAGAAATCTAATTATTCTAGTTCATGAGTTGCGGTACTCAACGCATCGTCATATATTTTGCTGTGCTTCATGCTCCCAGTTAACTGGGAGCATGAAGTACTGCAAAATACATGATTCTTTAAGAGACCTATGCTTGAGAGAAGATGAAAATGAGAGGTTTTATCATGTGGTTGGGAGACATAGCCCCCGAGGCACATGTAGCCAACGCCGCCTCGTAGTTATTCCAAGAGGCACTTCAAAGGAGAAAGTCCGCAATGCCATGAAATCCACACCACATGCCCGTTCCTATATAAGTGATCATGAAAGAGTTCGAGGGTTGTCCAATTTAAGATTGTTGAGAACATTGAAAGCATACGAAAAGGTTGGATATGGAATATTTGGAGGACACAAGCATTCCGTAGGAGAAATGTTTGAGTTAGTTAATTTGCGGCTTCTTGTTGTTAAAGCTGATCGATGCCCCAAACTTCCTTCTTCAATCAGCCTCTTGTGGAGTCTACAGACTTTAATTGTTTATTACAAAGGATCAGACGTAAATGCACCGGTAGAAATTTGGAAGATGCCTCAACTTAGGCATGTTTATTTGGGGTTGTCTCTGGCAACGACGTTCACAGCGTTGCGTCTCCCGGATCCTCCCAGCGACAGCGTTGTGGTCATGGAGAATCTACAGACGCTCAAATGTGTGAGGAATTTCAAGTGTGATGAGGAGATGGTTGGTAGAATTCCAAACATCAGGAAATTGGGACTCGTTTATGATCGTAAGGGGATTGAGCCTCGCGGTGTCTGCAACATTGAATGTCTGCAAAAGCTAGAATCTTTTAGCTGCGTTTTTCGTAGAAGGGATGATATATTGCAGAAGCTTACCTTTCCAAACTCTCTTAGGAGTCTGACTCTGACTCTAGCGTATTATGGTAGCGTGGATGATGTATTGGAAAAGGTAAGTATATTACCCCTTCTTCAGAAGCTCAAACTGCAATCTGGATGGTTCAGAACGGGCGAATGGGCAACAGTTGAAGGCCAGTTCCCCAGTCTCAAATTGTTGTCACTGTCATGGTGTAAGAATTTGGAAAACTGGATGATGGAGAGCTCCCACTTCCCATGCCTCGAGCACCTTCATCTTTCTTGGATAGATTTGAAGGAGATTCCTGCAGAAGTTGGTGAGATTCCGACGCTGAAATCCGTGAGCTTGGTTTGTTGCGAAGAATCATTGGTGAAGAGTGCAAAGAGAATGGTGGAGGAACAAGAGGAGTCACAAGGAGAAGTATCCATTAAAGTTTATGTTAT AACTTAA